The Actinomadura graeca nucleotide sequence CGGTCCCCGACACGCCCGTCATGTGGGTCGCGGTCAGCGAGCTGGAGGACCCGACGCCCTTCCTTGAGGGCGGCGAGCTGGTGCTGACCACCGGCATGCGGCTCACCTCCGCGAACGCCGCCGGCTACGTCGACCGCCTGGTCGGACGCGGTGTCGCCGGCCTCGGCTTCGCGGTCGGGGTGATCCACGCGCGGGTGCCGCCCGCGCTGGTCGCCGCCGCCCACGACCGGGACCTGGTCCTGCTGGAGGTCCCCCGCCCGACGCCGTTCATCGCCATCGGCAAGGCCGTGTCCCGGATGCTGGCGGCCGAGTGGTACGAGGACGTCACCCGCGCCTTCCAGGCCCAGCGGGAGCTGACCCGCGCCGCCACCGCCGGCCCCGGGGCGCTGGCCTCCCGGCTCGCGCGCCTGCTCGGCGGCTGGGTGCTGCTGCTCGACCCGTCCGGAGCGGTCCGGCACGCCGAGCCCGCCTCCGCCGCGGGCCGGGCGGCCGACCTCGCCGCCGACGTCGCCCGGCTCCGGCGCCGCCCGGAGGCCCGGCCCGCGGACGGCGCGGCCCTGGCCAGCGTCGCCCTGTCGGTGCCGGGCGAGCACATCGTCCTCCAGCGGATCGGGCTCGGGGGGCGCCCGCGGGGCTTCCTCGCCGTGGGCACGGCCGCGCCGCTGCCCCACGTCGCGCACACGATCGTGGGGGCGGCCGTCGCGCTGCTGACGCTCCAGTCGGAGGCGCCCCGAGGCGGCCGTGACCAGCGCGCCGCGCTCGCCGCGCTGCTCCTCGGCCTGCCGCCGGAGAGCCCCGCCGTCCCGCGCGGCGCCCTGCGCGTCCTGGCGTGCGGGGGGCGCTCGGGCGGGCAGGGACCCGTCCTGGACGCACTGGACTCCGACCCCGCCGGTGAGCGCTGCCTGGCCCTGCCGCTCCCCGGCCACACGGCGATCATCGTCCCCGACGGGTTGACCGGGCCCGTGACGTCGCTGCTCTCCTTCGCGGGCCCCATCGGCGTCAGCGACCCGGTGCCCGCCGGCGACGGGGAGCCGGCCGGGTGCGGGGCGCTGGTGACGGCGCTCCGGGAGGCCGAGGACGCGCTGGCGGCGGCGCGGCGGCGGGACGAGGCCGTGCAGTCCTACGCCGACCTGCCCGGCCAGGGGGTGCTCGGCCTGCTCGACCCGGGGCCCGCGCGCGCGTTCGCCGACGGGCTGCTGGCGCCGCTGCGCGCGGAGGGCCTGCTGGAGTCCGTCCGGGCCTATGTCGCCGCGAACGGCCAGGGCGAGGCGGCGGCCAGGGCGCTGGGCGTCCACCGGCACACGCTGCGGACCCGGATGCGCAAGGCGGCCGAGTTGCTCGACCGCGATCTCGACGACCCCGCGGCCCGCGCCGAGCTGTGGTTCGCGCTGGCCGTCACGTCCAATGAGGACGGCCGGTTTGGACAGCCTGGCGACTCCCCTCCCCGGCCTCCGGAGATAGCGTGAACGCATGAACGTGACCCCATTCTGGCTGGCCGGCCGGGC carries:
- a CDS encoding PucR family transcriptional regulator, giving the protein MPPTLAAVAALPQLGLRPLTGPPAGAPAGAPAGPVPDTPVMWVAVSELEDPTPFLEGGELVLTTGMRLTSANAAGYVDRLVGRGVAGLGFAVGVIHARVPPALVAAAHDRDLVLLEVPRPTPFIAIGKAVSRMLAAEWYEDVTRAFQAQRELTRAATAGPGALASRLARLLGGWVLLLDPSGAVRHAEPASAAGRAADLAADVARLRRRPEARPADGAALASVALSVPGEHIVLQRIGLGGRPRGFLAVGTAAPLPHVAHTIVGAAVALLTLQSEAPRGGRDQRAALAALLLGLPPESPAVPRGALRVLACGGRSGGQGPVLDALDSDPAGERCLALPLPGHTAIIVPDGLTGPVTSLLSFAGPIGVSDPVPAGDGEPAGCGALVTALREAEDALAAARRRDEAVQSYADLPGQGVLGLLDPGPARAFADGLLAPLRAEGLLESVRAYVAANGQGEAAARALGVHRHTLRTRMRKAAELLDRDLDDPAARAELWFALAVTSNEDGRFGQPGDSPPRPPEIA